In Microtus ochrogaster isolate Prairie Vole_2 chromosome 4, MicOch1.0, whole genome shotgun sequence, one genomic interval encodes:
- the Ttc30b gene encoding tetratricopeptide repeat protein 30B: protein MAGLSSSQIPDGEFTAVVYRLIRDSRYSEAVQLLAAELQRSPRSRAGLSLLAYCYYRLQEFELAAECYEQLSQMHPELEQYRLYQAQALYKACLYPEATRVAFLLDNPTYQTRVLRLQAAIKYSEGDLPGARSLVEQLLSGEGVEDSGGESDYDGQINLGCLLYKEGHYEAACSKFLAALQASGYQPDVSYNLALAYYSSRQYAPALKHIAEIIERGIRQHPELGVGMTTEGIDVRSVGNTVVLHQTALVEAFNLKAAIEYQLRNYEAAQEALTDMPPRAEEELDPVTLHNQALMNMDARPTEGFEKLQFLLQQNPFPPETFGNLLLLYCKYEYFDLAADVLAENAHLTYKFLTPYLYDFLDAMITCQTAPEEAFIKLDGLAGMLTEQLRRLTIQVQDARHNRDDESAKKAVNEYDETLEKYIPVLMAQAKIYWNFENYPMVEKIFRKSVEFCNDHDVWKLNVAHVLFMQENKYKEAIGFYEPIVKKNYDNILSVSAIVLANLCVSYIMTSQNEEAEELMRKIEKEEEQLSYGDPDKKIYHLCIVNLVIGTLYCAKGNYDFGISRVIKSLEPYHKKLGTDTWYYAKRCFLSLLENMSKHTIMLRDTVIQECVQFLEHCELYGRNIPAVIEQPLEEERMHIGKNTVTYESRKLRALIYEIIGWNM from the coding sequence ATGGCGGGGCTCAGCAGCTCGCAGATCCCCGACGGTGAGTTCACGGCCGTGGTCTACCGGCTCATCCGCGACTCCCGCTACTCAGAGGCAGTGCAGCTGCTGGCCGCCGAGCTGCAGAGGAGCCCCCGCAGCCGCGCCGGGCTGTCTCTGCTGGCCTACTGCTACTACCGCCTGCAGGAGTTCGAGCTCGCTGCAGAGTGCTATGAGCAGCTCAGCCAGATGCACCCGGAACTCGAACAGTACCGCCTTTACCAGGCTCAGGCGCTGTACAAGGCCTGCCTGTATCCCGAGGCCACGCGGGTCGCCTTCCTCCTGGACAACCCCACCTATCAGACTCGCGTCCTTCGTCTCCAGGCTGCTATCAAGTACAGCGAGGGCGAcctgccaggagccaggagcctgGTGGAGCAGCTCCTGAGTGGGGAAGGTGTGGAGGACAGTGGAGGGGAGAGTGATTATGATGGCCAGATCAACTTGGGTTGTCTGCTCTACAAGGAGGGACACTATGAAGCTGCCTGTTCCAAGTTCTTAGCAGCCCTGCAGGCCTCTGGCTACCAGCCTGATGTATCTTACAACCTGGCTTTGGCATATTACAGCAGTCGTCAGTATGCCCCTGCTCTAAAGCACATCGCCGAAATCATTGAGAGAGGCATCCGTCAGCACCCAGAGCTAGGTGTGGGCATGACCACCGAAGGCATTGATGTTCGAAGTGTTGGCAACACCGTAGTCCTTCACCAGACGGCACTGGTCGAAGCCTTCAACCTCAAGGCAGCTATTGAGTACCAACTGAGAAACTACGAGGCGGCCCAGGAAGCCCTCACTGACATGCCGCCCAGGGCAGAGGAAGAGTTGGACCCTGTGACCCTGCACAACCAGGCTCTGATGAACATGGATGCCAGACCTACGGAGGGGTTTGAGAAGCTCCAGTTCCTGCTGCAGCAGAACCCCTTTCCCCCAGAGACCTTCGGCAACCTGCTGCTGCTCTACTGTAAATATGAGTATTTTGACCTGGCAGCTGATGTCCTGGCAGAGAATGCCCACTTGACGTACAAGTTCCTCACGCCCTATCTCTATGACTTCTTGGATGCCATGATCACTTGCCAGACAGCTCCCGAAGAGGCTTTCATAAAGCTGGACGGGCTAGCTGGCATGCTGACTGAGCAGCTCAGGAGACTCACCATACAGGTGCAGGATGCAAGACACAACAGAGATGATGAATCTGCCAAAAAGGCCGTGAATGAATACGATGAAACTCTCGAGAAGTATATCCCTGTCCTCATGGCCCAGGCAAAAATCTACTGGAACTTTGAAAACTATCCCATGGTGGAGAAGATCTTCCGCAAATCTGTGGAATTCTGCAATGACCATGATGTGTGGAAGCTGAATGTGGCCCACGTCCTCTTCATGCAGGAAAACAAGTACAAAGAGGCCATCGGCTTCTATGAGCCCATCGTCAAGAAGAACTACGACAACATCCTGAGCGTCAGCGCCATTGTCCTAGCCAACCTCTGTGTCTCCTACATCATGACAAGTCAGAATGAGGAAGCCGAGGAGCTGATGAGGAAgattgagaaggaggaagaacaactCTCCTATGGTGACCCAGACAAGAAAATCTACCACCTCTGCATTGTGAACTTGGTAATAGGAACACTCTACTGTGCCAAAGGAAACTATGACTTTGGTATCTCCAGGGTTATCAAGAGCCTGGAGCCTTACCATAAAAAGCTAGGAACTGATACGTGGTATTATGCCAAAAGATGCTTCCTGTCCTTGCTAGAAAACATGTCAAAACACACGATCATGCTGAGGGACACTGTTATTCAAGAATGTGTCCAGTTTCTAGAGCACTGTGAACTTTATGGCAGAAACATCCCTGCTGTTATAGAACAGCctttggaggaagagagaatgcaCATTGGGAAGAATACAGTTACGTATGAGTCGAGAAAATTAAGGGCTCTGATTTATGAGATCATTGGATGGAATATGTAA